From a region of the Osmia lignaria lignaria isolate PbOS001 chromosome 10, iyOsmLign1, whole genome shotgun sequence genome:
- the RhoGEF64C gene encoding rho guanine nucleotide exchange factor at 64C produces the protein MTMTSVAVAPGSLGAPSSMLTPKMYHLQQGLNSTSASPTPGKNYDTLSKGKKSWSVRLGLSRQNQSTDDPGKGWGTISGGSGISRQMIYGDPWLYGTVRSSRAGHEPPPRFMTPPPPPPPGAPVLVVCSCPEFLSGTTRKFGNCRKCGGHRLAGVPLGGTCRLPSVSSRSRPSLAGVLKSSIDDPYDQMRRNRLMEPRTRARSISPHRPLSQRDSRSQSVARNTKERKSSIEGTCSRSEWFDKEASYEETARKSRASFTGASTGDDWLEEAPSSEQSRGQSTSTTPGRLVRIPKKIKGRDWTDRGLVKSTEVKSNQDEVWKERPSSAGDSRRSILECDVNPYLLLKKHKDEDDLSDDLSDNALEQEDSRPLSSLFDSSKVKSIERIPNRSAVAAIGGQRIRVFNEPREISDDEEIPPVTRIPIPKVSPKRPPRRLKEAKQTLKSILKRGKVVETRRKNVLFNVDNVIFAPEKPSEVTRLSWSRIGRICASGREQRDDEESGDEEEDDEEEEEEEEPISLHDQRERYNFITIPNIRDPKEDRVRLKEPRISQDVCQNPVNVDGIKVDQFVPSGNVERAFSKKKKENVQSSRHNEDTSRNFGDQSVHSLRQENTKEEVEERKRITEEEQGNKMEEDTEVQIKIEEHEDRFPRIAVDEKDLILKSEVPENSKRSSLSRSQSERSSNRPEVSAGDVLFMDTMRISLSRKLKDTPSSLNSSEQTLQREDSIESTKETIENPNPNDSTETEHQQDVSIAKEPEEVPQDRIQTTIKTELELLTESSNSYERNNDHFRGMRPTSWSPPPGKPKHRYRISDPGVKTKFSEQFESNAGLKTSWRTSSCYNSSKVEIGTPTTENNVYKITVSPRASPLVHRLQIGPGTNESRRTSILINGDATAPTAETTPDNKVTISVGGEDSVYNPTVISVNSENLPRIKTSGENRTLVILENYKSNIVVESGKEDPKSKLKTRSESDEEDVSGKNKEAGEKSAERSEMKASNTEKSAKFYVTNDQKSDQKNPEKTKLSKEALISKLLEDSLRKARENGEILNEDSGEAILKILKQSLLKSKEYESSESTLEANYSRASSLNSEGDFISTNLFLEENPYEVIKEPIYEEIPDEPPPLPLSPPPTEDYIKDRIYFGDVDYYRKNNTEQFLDTYLTDNVFKKTNPEDITENYLSKSPEDFFKKMSTSPEEENISSKFELLNFLMDSKDRAISVEEEEDDDEEDEEDTEGDLEALYEQKETSLGDLSSKSSQISNVSDSSEECNIILTSSSETSKARAVDIERTDSGVGSESSQASSTRGVPRRWRTGNVSSGPGSLLSGIPQVISGDSKLCEDCEQRLDPLITDSGVVYAPFVCRKCSKKRVERKEIITEIVETELKYGRDLQIILEEFHRPMLRAGLLTSDQLTAIFLNVEELLEHNLVLAEKLKDAVEFAQESGDEDLLTVDVGKIFLESERMLHAFESYCTRQGSASLLLQNLEKEKELLRIFLRVSQMENTVLRRMNLNSFLMVPVQRVTKYPLLLARLLKATPSVRPDIQEAKEKLKQAQANIELHLEHMNAEAKDVTSTKLWRRISIIQNGRRPIGEQDMVNIKLRKMAVEVLEWAHEEAKFVLEGRLLVAQPTDNNWRRGRTVKLAPVTAMLVTNGKPNGEDLEFNDDSLFPRQIGIKEATLLLVKEKLGRYSLLREPLYLDKCIVCCETDLEDYFEIQELSSKETFIFKAEDGARTKRWCRTLQAHAQSLGAWRKRRGALPNIMICGVARN, from the exons AATTACGACACACTGAGCAAAGGAAAAAAGTCGTGGAGTGTGAGATTGGGTCTATCGAGGCAGAATCAGAGCACCGATGATCCCGGAAAAGGGTGGGGAACGATAAGCGGCGGTAGCGGGATATCCCGTCAAATGATCTATGGTGATCCATGGCTGTACGGTACGGTTCGATCTTCGAGGGCTGGTCACGAGCCACCACCACGATTCAtgacaccaccaccaccgccgccaccgGGAGCACCAGTACTGGTAGTATGTTCCTGTCCAGAATTTCTCAGTGGAACGACCAGGAAGTTCGGCAATTGCCGCAAGTGCGGTGGTCACCGATTGGCTGGTGTACCTTTAGGAGGAACATGTCGACTTCCGTCGGTTTCCTCGAGATCCAGGCCCAGCCTCGCGG GGGTGTTGAAGTCATCGATAGACGATCCCTACGACCAGATGCGTCGGAACCGTCTGATGGAGCCGAGGACCCGAGCCCGCAGTATTTCCCCGCACCGGCCATTGTCTCAACGGGATTCTCGGAGTCAGAGCGTGGCAAGGAACACGAAGGAGCGGAAAAGCTCGATCGAGGGTACCTGCTCGAGGTCCGAATGGTTCGACAAAGAGGCGAGCTACGAGGAAACGGCGCGAAAGTCACGAGCGAGCTTCACTGGTGCATCCACCGGCGACGATTGGCTAGAGGAGGCACCTTCTTCGGAGCAATCGCGGGGTCAATCGACTTCAACGACGCCGGGCAGACTGGTGCGGATACCGAAAAAGATCAAGGGCAGAGATTGGACGGATCGTGGGCTGGTGAAATCAACGGAGGTAAAAAGTAACCAGGACGAGGTATGGAAGGAAAGACCGTCGAGTGCCGGTGATTCGAGAAGAAGCATCCTCGAGTGCGATGTGAATCCGTATCTTCTCTTGAAGAAGCACAAGGACGAGGACGATTTAAGCGACGATCTGTCGGACAACGCTCTCGAACAGGAGGACAGCAGGCCGCTTTCGAGTCTCTTCGATTCGTCGAAGGTGAAATCGATCGAGAGGATACCGAACAGGAGCGCGGTGGCGGCGATCGGCGGCCAACGAATCAGGGTGTTCAACGAGCCACGGGAGATCTCGGACGACGAGGAGATCCCGCCGGTTACCAGGATACCCATACCAAAGGTTTCACCGAAACGGCCGCCGAGACGGTTGAAGGAAGCCAAACAAACGTTGAAGAGCATTCTGAAGCGGGGGAAGGTGGTCGAAACTAGAAGGAAGAACGTCCTGTTCAACGTCGACAACGTTATATTCGCTCCGGAGAAGCCGTCCGAAGTGACCCGACTATCTTGGAGCAGAATCGGCAGGATCTGTGCTTCTGGTAGAGAACAAAGAGACGATGAAGAGTCAGGAGATGAGGAGGAAGACgatgaagaggaggaggaggaggaggagccAATAAGTTTGCACGATCAAAGGGAAAGGTACAATTTTATTACTATTCCGAATATCAGGGATCCAAAGGAGGACAGGGTACGATTGAAGGAGCCCAGAATCTCGCAGGATGTGTGCCAAAACCCCGTTAACGTTGACGGGATTAAGGTAGATCAATTTGTACCTTCCGGCAATGTGGAACGTGCTTtctcgaagaaaaagaaagagaacgtACAGTCGTCGCGGCATAACGAGGATACTTCGAGAAATTTTGGTGATCAAAGTGTTCATTCGTTGAGACAAGAGAATACGAAGGAAGAAGTTGAAGAAAGGAAAAGGAtaacggaagaagaacaagggaATAAAATGGAAGAGGATACTGAGGTGCAGATTAAGATCGAGGAACATGAAGATCGTTTTCCTAGGATTGCTGTTGACGAGAaggatttgatattgaaatctgaGG ttCCAGAGAACTCCAAAAGATCATCACTATCGCGCAGCCAAAGCGAGCGATCATCTAACAGACCAGAAGTATCAGCTGGCGACGTGCTTTTCATGGACACTATGCGTATCAGTCTCAGTAGAAAGCTCAAAGACACGCCATCTTCCCTAAATTCCAGCGAACAAACCCTTCAACGAGAAGATTCGATCGAATCCACGAAAGAAACCATAGAAAATCCAAACCCTAACGACTCGACAGAAACAGAACATCAGCAAGATGTGTCAATAGCGAAAGAACCTGAAGAAGTGCCTCAAGATAGAATACAAACTACTATTAAAACAGAACTAGAATTATTAACAGAGTCTTCTAATAGTTATGAAAGAAATAATGACCATTTTCGAGGGATGAGACCAACCAGCTGGTCTCCTCCCCCTGGAAAACCTAAGCACCGTTACAGAATCAGTGATCCAGGTGTTAAAACCAAATTTTCTGAACAATTTGAATCAAATGCAGGGTTAAAAACCAGCTGGAGAACATCGAGTTGCTACAATTCTTCTAAAGTCGAAATTGGCACCCCAACGACAGAGAACAACGTATACAAGATTACAGTGAGCCCTCGAGCTTCTCCTCTGGTCCATCGATTACAGATTGGTCCAGGGACCAATGAATCAAGAAGAACATCTATTTTGATCAATGGCGACGCCACAGCACCCACTGCTGAAACCACACCCGACAACAAAGTGACCATCAGTGTGGGAGGCGAAGACAGTGTCTACAACCCTACAGTGATCTCAGTGAATTCGGAGAATCTTCCTAGAATAAAGACTTCTGGTGAGAATCGCACGCTAGTTATTCTGGAGAATTATAAATCGAACATCGTGGTGGAGAGTGGCAAAGAGGATCCCAAGTCGAAACTGAAGACGAGATCGGAGTCTGATGAAGAGGATGTTTCTGGGAAGAATAAGGAAGCTGGAGAGAAATCTGCAGAGAGGTCTGAAATGAAAGCTTCTAATACAGAGAAGAGTGCAAAGTTCTATGTGACGAATGATCAGAAGAGTGATCAGAAAAATCCAGAAAAGACGAAACTGTCAAAAGAAGCACTGATCTCCAAGTTGTTGGAGGATTCTCTGAGAAAAGCGCGGGAAAACGGAGAGATCTTGAACGAGGACAGTGGCGAGGCGATCCTGAAGATTCTTAAGCAGAGTTTACTGAAGAGCAAGGAATACGAGAGCTCTGAATCGACTCTTGAGGCGAATTACTCGAGAGCGTCCAGCTTGAATTCCGAGGGTGACTTCATCTCGACGAATCTGTTTCTCGAGGAGAATCCTTACGAGGTAATCAAGGAACCCATTTATGAAGAGATCCCTGACGAGCCTCCTCCTCTTCCACTCAGCCCACCACCCACGGAGGATTACATCAAGGATAGAATATACTTCGGTGATGTGGATTACTATAGGAAGAACAATACCGAACAGTTTCTTGACACCTATCTGACGGACAATGTCTTCAAGAAGACCAATCCTGAAGATATTACCGAGAACTATTTGTCGAAGAGCCCTGAGGATTTCTTCAAGAAAATGTCCACTTCGCCGGAGGAAGAGAATATTTCCAGTAAATTTGAGTTACTTAATTTTCTGATGGACTCGAAAGATCGAGCGATATCGGTtgaagaggaggaggacgaTGATGAAGAGGATGAGGAAGATACAGAGGGTGACCTTGAAGCTTTGTATGAGCAAAAGGAGACTAGTCTTGGGGACCTCAGCTCAAAAAGCTCGCAGATATCTAATGTTTCTGATAGCAGCGAAGAATGCAATATTATATTGACTAGTTCCTCGGAAACATCAAAG GCCAGGGCTGTAGATATAGAAAGAACTGATAGCGGAGTTGGATCAGAAAGTAGTCAAGCTAGCAGCACTCGAGGCGTGCCAAGACGTTGGAGAACAGGAAATGTCTCTTCGGGACCAGGAAGTCTCCTCAGTGGAATCCCACAAGTGATTTCCGGTGATTCAAAGCTCTGCGAGGATTGCGAACAACGTTTGGATCCTTTAATAACTGACAG TGGTGTGGTGTACGCCCCCTTCGTGTGCAGAAAATGTTCCAAAAAAAGAGTAGAACGTAAAGAAATCATTACAGAAATTGTAGAGACTGAATTGAAGTACGGGAGAGATTTACAAATCATTCTGGAAGAATTTCATCGACCTATGTTGAGGGCTGGCCTTCTTACTTCTGATCAACTTACAGCAATTTTTCTAAATGTGGAAGAACTTCTTGAGCACAACCTTGTACTTGCAGAGAAATTGAAAGATGCCGTGGAATTTGCTCAG GAGTCAGGGGACGAAGATCTTCTGACGGTAGACGTGGGAAAAATCTTTTTGGAGTCTGAGCGGATGCTCCACGCTTTCGAAAGCTACTGTACTCGTCAAGGAAGCGCAAGTTTATTgttgcaaaatttagaaaaagagaaagagttgTTACGAATCTTTTTGAGAGTTTCCCAAATGGAGAACACGGTTTTACGTAGGATGAATTTGAATTCTTTTCTTATG gtTCCAGTTCAAAGAGTAACAAAATATCCTCTCCTGTTGGCTCGGTTATTGAAAGCTACGCCATCTGTAAGACCAGATATTCAAGAAGCTAAAGAAAAACTAAAACAGGCTCAAGCTAATATAGAATTGCATTTGGAACACATGAACGCT GAAGCAAAAGATGTGACATCAACGAAGCTCTGGAGAAGAATTTCAATTATACAGAATGGTAGACGGCCCATTGGTGAACAAGACATGGTGAACATAAAGTTGAGGAAG ATGGCTGTGGAAGTGTTAGAATGGGCTCACGAAGAAGCTAAATTCGTTTTGGAAGGACGACTTTTAGTTGCTCAACCAACAGATAACAATTGGAGACGCGGGCGAACCGTCAAGCTTGCTCCTGTTACTGCCATGCTGGTTACTAATGGCAAG CCAAATGGAGAGGATCTTGAATTCAACGACGACTCTCTTTTCCCAAGACAAATAGGTATCAAAGAAGCTACCCTCTTGTTGGTAAAAGAAAAACTTGGTCGTTATTCTTTACTGCGG GAACCGTTGTATCTTGATAAATGTATAGTATGCTGTGAAACAGATCTCGaggattattttgaaattcaagaattatcgTCTAAAGAAACTTTTATATTTAAG GCTGAAGATGGAGCCAGAACAAAAAGATGGTGTAGAACGTTACAGGCCCACGCGCAGTCTCTCGGTGCATGGCGCAAACGTCGTGGAGCATTACCAAATATCATGATATGCGGTGTCGCgagaaattaa